A stretch of DNA from Sebastes fasciatus isolate fSebFas1 chromosome 16, fSebFas1.pri, whole genome shotgun sequence:
ACATTTACTTTAGTCAGAAGTGTAAAATACAggttaaatatttataatttagcAGATTGTGCACTAATGTATCTCTCAGAGATGTATCATTTCTCAGCgctaaataataaatgttaaagCAGGTTTTGAATCTGTGCAGCTGAAAGCACTGCATTGTCTGCACATGTACTTATCTATTATATACAATaagctactgtatattttatGTTACAGTAATACCACACTGCCATGTACAACACCAGTGTTGGAAAGTAAagaagtatatttactcaagtactgtagctgcaacccattctcattcccaactcgtcacatatggTATGGACGcttggtcaggaccccttggcgtcactttttaACGTGTTGGTCAGCCCTACgcgtcaaactatgatgctccactacggtcgcagttttaaacacatagttaatgttgtgaattttaactacttggttagctttaggaaaacgTCGTGGCTTGGGTTCAAATgaatatgtttgttacgtaagtTAAGTTACGTATCCTATGTAAGCATAATGTCTGGACAGGTCCCCACAGCAATAATCATGTTCATATAATCATGTTCATGTTCATATATAAGCAATAATAACCAAATTTCATTTTTAACCAAAATATTCACCATTAGGCCTATTTATTAAAACAGCaaaataaacattgtttttattgttgcttTCGTAAAATGTAGCCTGTTTCATAATGAAAACCCCTTCTCCTGAAAATggtgagtctttttttttttttttcgtaaacaGGTGTTAAAGTTtcaggcagaatatttttggcatcattgggcaaaaattccataataacctttcaacatattgtaattcaagtgctctgagttataaatctagcctgtgacgggagactttggccaatcacagatcatttcagagaaagcgttcctattgagcgttcctattggctctgCTCCGGCTGccgggcggtgcttggtatttcctcaacagttctgaacatggctgccgggtcaaaaACGTTCTCCTTTTACAGCTTAAGTgtacattacaagatgtttctgaaaacatttgaggcaagaaataggcattacagtaacagaataataattcatatttgatcagcgctgtctagtttgaccatttgatctgagtttcacgagtgattgacagctgctcagagacggcaggctccagctcggctctgattggttgttttcctctggcctgtgaaatcctgcagatgccattaggagcaccagaggacacagaggcacatgatatttttcagattacctcatgcattactgtcaggatatagcaaccgttttataaacacATTTTGATGGGAAACAGTGCTGGACACAACACCTTGCCCCGCCTCCTCCTTGTGCAAAGGGCAGTGCAtctatttgtctgtttgtgtctcgcTTGCTTGTTAGCCACTTCCAGGGCTGTTCTGTGACTTTGTGCTTTacaaaagtgagagtgaaaccTGACTTTTTATTATGTTTGATAAATGCCAAGGGTGTTTATAAACTGCTGTTTGGAAAAGCTATAGGCTATAAACATGCGTTCATATGTTCGTGCACGAAATGTAACTTGCGCTTTCCAGCAGTAACCTCTGTTTTCACCAGTCCAGACAATGCATGGACGGCCTCATAGCTGCACATAGAGTtttaaaacaagacaatgaTTGTGTGACTCTCAGTCAAGGTTTAGTTACAACTCTGGACTAACGCAAGATGAAAAGCATTGGATTGACATTGACTAttgattaaatattgaatttacAATGTTGATTAACTGGGCATACTGGGCAATATGGATGCATATCGCTCAGTAAATAATTACCATCAAGTATCCAGCCAATCCAAAGTATAAATagtatttcatatttaaacatgtttaaaaggAAATCTGAGGGAGCCAGTTTGAATAGGCCTGATGCAGCTGATCAAATTAAACTAATAGCATTGTTATCTGTAGTTTACAGGTGCTCTGCAACCATAGCCTACAGGCTTATGTTTACATTGTATAgccaaaatataatattatgaggaCTGGACTAATTACCAGGCAGATCTAAAGATCAgtcttatattttattattttctacattttatatgttttattaaacTTATCCTAAGATTCCACTGAAAATATTCTAttgaataaatgtttgtttttacctCATTCTGCTCTAAGACTGACAGATGGAGCAAACCGTTTAAAATTAGGAATGATTGTAGTGGGAGCACTGGGGTGGCACATGACCTGAGAGATTTACTGATCTAAAGTAGCTATTAGTTAATGTTGGAGTGAATTGTAAGTAGCTCCCATCACTGAGTAAATCTCTCAGTTTACATGTATGTGTTGTttagtaagagagagagagagcatgtgtATGCGTTGATATGCCTAAAGCAGATTTCACCGGACCATTTCTGTGGATAGGCCTGTACGTAGTCAATGTTAATAAGTCAACACTGACCAGACTTCCGGAGCacttgctctgagcgtctaatatTGCCGCGGAAGGGTTTACATTGGAGATACTTGGGAGCCCGGTGCGTCACAGacaagggtgccttgtgcatcaGTATCAGACGCCgatgacaaagcgttggtatttgacaaCCTGGGAATGTACGGAAGAGGATTAGGGCCACATGTGAAAGATTTATTATGAATTTAAACTAAGAACGCAAATCAATTTTTCACATGTGGCCCTAATCCTTTTCCATAgaattaagtacattttaaggtacttgagtatttacagtTTCTGCTCCTTACAGTAATACTTGGTGTGTAATATTGTACTGTTACTCTATTTAACTGATCTGACAGTTTCATAGTTCCCAGATACAGATTTTATATACAAAACATAATGATGAACTGCTAAAATAGACTTTTGATAAttgaagtacattttgctgttaatacttctgtacttttatttaagtaccATTTATgtaagacttttacttgtaatagagtatttcCACATTGAGGTATTAGTGTAGTGGCAGTAAGATTTCTCCAGTATGTGTAACTGTGATACAGTTATTTATATACACCATATAACACTCACAACATCCTGACTACAGTAAAATGGCAGCATTACACAGTAATTATTACCACTTCTTTGTTAAACACAGCACAGCCAAAATCTCTGTTTGCATAATAATTTATTCACATATTTCTTTtcacatactatatattattattattgctgcaGTTCTGGAGCCTTTTCTCTTTCAATATTCCCACGACGGGATTCTATGTTCATATCTCtttatatttttcatcttcatgcATGCTGAGTAGTACATTTCACAGGAGCAggatgcaaataaataaaacagtctCTTTTTTAAGTTACATGTCATAATCTATCCATTCTAATAATGCTTCAGTAACATGCCTTTTTCAAAGTCCGTAGGGGGGGGAAGGGATGTGGGGGGGGACTTTTCGGAACATATAGTCTCCATTAGAGGGCGAAAGCTTAACAAAGGGCacattaataatacatattgTTAAAGCTGGCAATCTATGATTAATCTTCATTACCACCCAAAACCCTGCTCCCCCATCCAAGTGAAGCCCGTCTACACCGCATAGGGAAAAGGCTAAGTGTAATTATTACATATCATCTATGTACAGTAACTTTGAAATATGGCACCAAATCTGCTCGTGAAAAAAAGCTTGAGGTTACATGTTAAAATATTTGTGACTACGATACTTTTTCATAACTCCGTTCAGCCCCTACAGCGATCGCACTTCACGAGCCAAAGTGGAAACGCTGGCACACTTTTCTTGCCTGTTTTCAGTTGGTTCTGAGAGTAAACAGCGTGCCTTGCAGGCTTTGGGAGCATTGTGGTGCGTGACACAGTGTTGGAAAAGTAAATCTAACTCATCTTCAATGCACCATGTGTCTCACTTTGAACAAAAGCTCCCGGGCAACGTCAGCCTGCCGTATGATTGGCACCTTAGAATATCAAGAAGAGTGacaattttaagaaaaaaaagtcactgaCGACAAATACTGTGTTCCAGTTTCTGCTAGTGCTGTTTGGTTTATGTTTGACTTTGTGTAAGTTTCTTAGAATAAAAAGGTGCTTGTTTGTCCGCCGAGTGACTTCACTTGAAGATCACGGACAATGAGAAATAACATTATCTATCTCTCAGTAGCTCGGTTTAGCTTAGCATTCAATTTTCTGACTTAAGTCAGATAttggctttttttcccccacacacATGCGTATGCATGCACACGCTTAAGCTCTTGCATATGCACACATAATTGGAAAATGAGGGGATTATTTCTGACCTACAGCAAAGGCAAATAATGAAGAACTTCAGATAACTCAACCTAAGGCTATCTTtacagtattttaatattattagtaattGCTCAGTTTTATCTGTTGGGTTCTTTGAAGGCACCTAGTGTCACCTAGGCAAAGCAGAACTCTCCATCATGTAAGCTTTGTTACAGCGAGACAGTTTCCTTTTTAGGAGGGCGATTCTGCCCTCCTGAAGTGTCTTTTGTGAATTGATGCTTGATCATGACTACACAGAGTCTGTCTGTGCTCCTGAATAATAATGCAGTGGTGAGTTTTGTGCCCTAATGATCGGGGGTCCTGGGCCAGGGAAAAGCTCTTCTCCAAAATGAAAGTGGTCCTTGAGCCCCCAGGCAGAGAAGCCTCTGTCAGACGTAGGCTGACTCACTAGACTGGGTCCTGCCCAGGTTCGGGGCCTGGGACAGGTGCGAAACATCCTTCTTGCGCACTTCACAGATGGACTTCCTTCGGGCCTGCACCCCTCGCATGGCCGTCTTTATCTTCCTCCAGCCGAGGTGGTTGAGCTCAGCCAGGTTGAGCAGCACGCATATGCCGCTCACCGCAAACATAAAGACCAGAAACACGGTCTTTTCTGTGGGACGAGACACGTAACACTCCACCTCCTTCACGCACGGGTAGCGATCGCACTCAAACATCCCCGGCACATTGAAGCCGTACAAGAAGTACTGGCCGGCCAGGAAACCGATCTCCAGCGCATTGCGGAATACCACCTGGATAACGTAGAAGCGGGAGATGCCCTCCTGCCGTCGCACTTTGGCGCTCTTGTGCGTTTGAGGAAGTCCCCTGGGTCCGTTGGGGATCTCCTTGACCTCCAGGCAGTCGTGATCCTCCTTACTGCTGTCGGGGTGCACCAGGATGCCGTTGATGTTGCGCGAGTGAAGCTTGCGAGCGTGGTGGTCGTGATGGCGGCCGTGGTGCCCGTGACCGTGGCTATCCATGTAAGGATGCAGGAGAGAGTAGCTTCGGTCACGCGCTTTGGCAGACTGGTGAACAGAATACGTGATGAAGCACAGGCTAGGCGTGCACACCAAGATGATCTGGAAGACCCAGTAGCGGATGTGCGAGATGGGGAAGGCCTTGTCGTAACAAGCCTGGTTGCAGCCGGGCTGCATGGTGTTACAGATGAACATGATTTGCTCATCTTCGTACACCTTCTCCCCCACTATGCCTACTATGAGGATACGGAAAATCACCACCACTGTCAGCAGgatcctgcagagagacagaaggagaaggaaagggcagGAAGGGGAGGGGGTGAAAGGGAGATACACAATGTCAGTTAGTGAGGAACAAATGCACAGAGATTTAGGAAATATCTGGATATGATTCTGACTATTTCAATGTTGATTGCAAGTCTTGGCTCAAAATAATCTAACAGGTGATTGGATGCTGCGTTGTTTATGTTCACGTTGTACCCTAAAACTATTTCAGAGCAACAGAAAGAAAACAGTTTCCAGGCAAGTTGTGGGACCTAAcaatttgtctgtgtgtgtatgttcatgcatgaatgtgtgtgtgtttgtgtgatatcACTCAGCTGCTGTGACAAACAACACCGCAGGACGGTAGAGTTGCGCTCTAGATAGCATGCACACATGAGCTCACTAATCATGAAACGTGGGGGGTCGTCAGAAGATAAAGGTGATTTCACACTCATCTTCACTGCTGAGCTGAAATGGAACAGCACGTACATGGACATCAGTGTGATTGCACATACATGCTTAAACAGTGATTGCCATTCACCGATCCATAGATATAAGGATTAGTGTTGTAATATTCATTGTTAGTATTTTTCCAATAACATGAACTCTTGCCTTTCATCGTATTCTATCATAAATCTCCTCATTGTTGCAAAGCTTTTTAACAAATATTAAACTGTTGTGCAAATGACCTCTTTTTGACctcctttacacctggcattcaAATGTGTCTCatatccagattgtatctagatatgatttaacctggttgcatttacacctggtattaatatgtgtctccAGCGTCCACATTGAGATCcaattgagatccgatcgctctgTCTGAGAGTGGACGGCTGCGTACGCCCAGGCTTGTAGCCGAGCACTGCGGACAGAAAGGCCGTTGCGCTGTATTGATCACTCGGACCATTTATATCCAGATCTTTAGCTCCGTCTACCAATGCTGTGCAGCACGGTGAAGAAAGACTCAGAGAACGATCAGATACAGCTAATATTTACACCTATTTTTATGCTGAGGTGCAGGAAATGTGGCTGTCTGAACATGTGGCTATAATTGCGCTCTTAACAGGCCAATTCTTAGAAGCCTGAGGTGTATGGCTTTAATATGAACCACAGCACAAGTCTATAACCTCACAGGAAATACAGTAAACCTGCTTAAAGGACAAAACAATATCTGGTTTCAGCTGTATGGCGTTGACACTCTCAGTACTAGAGGCAGTTATGGTTTAGGAGACAGTTCACATCAGGACATAAAGCCCCTCTGTAAATGATGTGGATCTGAAGAGCCATGATGCTGAGGAGTCGAGGAGGTGATTAGTTTAAGACATCAGCATCAAGCCTAAAAACGGAGCCGTTTAGGGGAAGAGGGCCCGCCAATGCGACTTTGTGGGATGACtgcactcgcacacacagagggatgaggagaggtgAAACTGAGCAGCGACCGGAGGAGTGCTGGGAGCACACTGCACCCTGCCAAAAACTGTTACGCTGGACAGCCTTAGCATTACATATTTCCGCCCACGTAGTTGTTGTGTGTGGATCGAAAAAGCAtttgcatttacacttgtgtTCATTGTGGTCAGAATGCGTCCCTGAACTCCTCCGGAGGTGGTTTGGCCGATCAGATCACAACAACAAACCGTCCTCGTTATGggtgcatttacacctgtaccaaagagtatagaagcaaagagacgaaactcaggtgttttttttacaacagtcacgactgccattttggactgaaacgcttattatatttataatattttcttgtttaacacaggccattttggtagaatatgacaatagaatagcactaatgttgttttacttttgtacggctctttTTATGTGAActttttactggcgtccggtagtcgcttttagtgcaaaatggcggaagcgtagctttgctgctgggcgctgatttTGCAagggaacaaacaattgactttcactttttgGCAAAATACGTTCTTTGCCTGTACTTTCATGTGGTTAAGCACTATCCGATTGCAATCCGATCACCCAAAACGCATTTTAATGTCAGGTGTAAAGTGGGTCTTAGGAGGCTGCCCCTGTTCCCAGGGTCACAGTATAATTGATGATTATCAACTTAGTGCTGAACCATACAGGTGGCATCTTCTAAAAATTTCCCATTGAGCCTCATTAGTACATTGCTGCAGTTagagagagctgtgtgtccGGGGGCTGGGGGATCTAGAGAGCAGTGTGGCTGCTTTTCAAGGCCTCTGAGAGACTGGTGTGCTGTTCTGTTATCTTCTGGTGTCGATCCAGCGTGAGCAATGCGGAGGAGGACTGGGGCTTTATAGAGCTGCACTGTCAGCTCTTTCTAATGAGCGAGGAAAGCCTGCACATCATGGGGCTCCCTCCCTGGTATTTATGCCACAATGCAGTGTTTGTGGATGCTCCCTGCGTGTAGGAGCCAATTACTTAGAATACACTTGTTTCCAGGCACAAGAGGGGCACCCAAGGCAACTGGAGGGAGATAGATGGGAGGTGGCCCCAGGTGGGTTAGAACAACTGGGGTAAATGTCAGCGACGTATGACAATATCCTTTCATTCAGGTGTTGTAACATAATACGATTTGTTTTAAATATGCTCATGAAAAGTTGGTCTTTCTTTCTGTTCGCTTTCCATGGCCAGTTACCACAGCAACCTGCGAATTAGTGAGAGGTGAGGATCTGGAAACAAGAGAGAAGATATGTGTAGACACCAAGgtatggaggaaaaaaaaggtataATTGTGAGAAAAGTTTATGTTTTCCTTTGGGGGTGAAAACGTCTTTCAATGGGGCGATTGAGGTGACGGCTTGTGAAAGGTGAGCAGAGGAACACGTGTTGACGTGAAACAGACTTAAAATAGAGCAGCGCGCCGCTGCAGGACTATTCCCGCTCCACCTGCGAGAGCGTGCCTGTGTGTGAGCAAGACAGACACgaggacacagagacaatgAGGGAGAGTCATCCATGTGTGTGACTTGTGCAAAATGGCAAGCGTGTCCGGACGTCAGTGCTCAGAGCAGCTGTGAGCACACACGCTACGCTGACTTTCAGTATGTTTCGGAAATACAACAGAATAAAGCTTCTCTGCACCTCTGGTCTTCTAGAAGTTAAATGCAGGTCGTGTATGTAATTTACATTCAGTCACTTTACGATCCTTTGTTCTGAGCCGGATGCATCTGCCTTCAATGGGGGGTTTGTCAGCAGCGGATTTGACCGAAGGGCTGATATTGATGGTTCTCTGCACCACAAGGAGTCATTTCGCGCATACTGCAGAAATCGGTGATCGACACTGCTCATTTATATGCAAATATTTCTTTAGGAAATAAGAAACTAGCT
This window harbors:
- the LOC141752607 gene encoding gap junction delta-2 protein-like, whose product is MGEWTILERLLEAAVQQHSTMIGRWPEKGDQRDVRVALFLLDLILLTVVVIFRILIVGIVGEKVYEDEQIMFICNTMQPGCNQACYDKAFPISHIRYWVFQIILVCTPSLCFITYSVHQSAKARDRSYSLLHPYMDSHGHGHHGRHHDHHARKLHSRNINGILVHPDSSKEDHDCLEVKEIPNGPRGLPQTHKSAKVRRQEGISRFYVIQVVFRNALEIGFLAGQYFLYGFNVPGMFECDRYPCVKEVECYVSRPTEKTVFLVFMFAVSGICVLLNLAELNHLGWRKIKTAMRGVQARRKSICEVRKKDVSHLSQAPNLGRTQSSESAYVWIRMANCGPSFGLSREVQSKIEKKYDPELEEKLSAWIASQCPSVGQPEAGKTGFQNWLKNGCVLCELINSLYGDNKPIKSFKSSGMAFKQMELISLFLTAAEKYGIPKMDMFQTVDLFEGKDMAAVQRTLMTLGCLAFTKDDGYYKGDPNWFHKKAQENKREFSEEQLTEGKNVIGLQMGTNRGASQAGMTGYGRPRQIINKP